A window of Nonomuraea angiospora genomic DNA:
GCGGCACGACCAGCCGTTCGGCGCGACCTTCCGCTTCCTGGACGAGACGCCGCCACTGGTGATCAAGCAGCCTCCCGAGGGCGCCGCCGTCGAGCTGTACACGCCCTCCCTGGAGGAGGCCGCCGCGGCCGACCCGCCGTTCACCACCGTGCTGGAGTCGCGCAGATCGGTGCGCCAGTACGCCGGCCCGCCGACGGTCCGGCAGCTCGGCGAGCTGCTCTACCGGGCGGCCAGGGTCAGGCGCGTCTTCGGGCCGGGGCCGGGCATGCCGTACGAGGCCAGCAGCAGGCCCTACCCCGGCGGCGGCGCCGTCTACGAGCTGGAGCTGTACCTGACCGTGGCCCGATGCGAGGGCCTGGACAGCGGCGTCTACTACTACGACCCGCTCGGGCACCGGCTCGTCACGCTCCCCGCCAGGGACGAGGACGCGCGGGCGATGCTGGCCGCGGCGAGCCAGGCCACGGGCGGGACGGCCAGCCCGGACGTGCTGATCACCATCACCTCGCGCTTCCAGCGCATGTCGTGGAAATACTCCTCGATCGCCTACGCCGCCACGTTGAAGACCGTCGGCGCGCTCTACCAGACCTTCTACCTGGTGGCCACCGCGATGGGCCTGGCGCCCTGCGGCCTCGGCAGCGGCGACGCCGACCTGGCCGCCCGCACCCTCGGCCTCGACTGGGCCACCGAGTCGTCGGTCGGGGACTTCCTCATCGGCGGCGCCCCCGCAGAGTCCGATCCGCACAGACAAGGAGACCGCTGATGGCCGAAAGCATCTACATCCTCGGGGACGAGGACCGCAGGAAGTTCGCCCGGCTGGTGGCGGCGGCGTGGCAGGACGCCGAGCTGCGGGGTCGTTACGAGAGCGACCCCAGGGCCCTGCTGAGCCAGTACGGCATCGCCTACCCCGAGGGCGTGCCCACACCGCCGCTGCCGCCCAAGCCGGAGGGCGAGTTCGACATCACCGACCTG
This region includes:
- a CDS encoding SagB/ThcOx family dehydrogenase; translation: MTGSVVPTPLPMVGLREDAVVESAHGVLTIAQPFGTVTLRGLPQAVESLLRELPGTLADQDELADRLLAAGGSSHDAALLYLTLSRLSPVLVHAVEPLLRVVPVARDARFRPPVLAPGDTVRLSRFALVRRADEGLVLESPLSRHRVTLTEDAMPLLAALGRPVMVKEAPEAIGHLVAAGMAIAGDAEERDPALRSWDFHDLLFHARSRAGRHDQPFGATFRFLDETPPLVIKQPPEGAAVELYTPSLEEAAAADPPFTTVLESRRSVRQYAGPPTVRQLGELLYRAARVRRVFGPGPGMPYEASSRPYPGGGAVYELELYLTVARCEGLDSGVYYYDPLGHRLVTLPARDEDARAMLAAASQATGGTASPDVLITITSRFQRMSWKYSSIAYAATLKTVGALYQTFYLVATAMGLAPCGLGSGDADLAARTLGLDWATESSVGDFLIGGAPAESDPHRQGDR